The Thermosipho melanesiensis BI429 sequence GAAATTATCTATGTTCCTGTTATACTCGATGACGGTGCATGTGTTCAAATAGAATATGCTTCTATTGTAAAAGGCACTAAAAACATGGAACTTGCAAAAAGGTTTTTGGAATTTATCCTAATGGAAGATTTCCAAGAAAAAGTACCATTAAACCAATGGATGCTTCCAGTTACAGAAGTAAATACTCCTGAAGCCTTTAAGTATGTTCCACAAATAAATAAGATTTTAAAATTAGAGCCTAAAATCTACGAAAAACAAGAGGAGATATTAAAAGAATGGTCAAAAGAAGTAATTGGTGGATAATATCATTCCTATTTGTAATTGGGGGACTTTTCGTCCCCTTATTTTTCTTGTTTTACAAATTTGGTGGTGCCAATTTTAATGTCATACGCGAACATTCAAATATAGTGAGGTTTACTATCTTTCAGGCATTTTTATCATCCTTTTTTACTCTTCTACTTGGACTTCCTGGAGCATATATTATTGCTAGAACAAAAACCAACAAATTTTTTAATTCTATATTTAGAATACTTTCTTCAATACCATTTATACTCCCTGGTGTTACAATGAGTATAGGTTTTCTCATGGCATTTGGAAAAAACGGACTAATAACGCGCCTTTTAAATCTGTTTGGTTTTAGAGAAAGGATATTGTATACTTTTACAGCAATTATATTAGGTCATGTATTTTATAATTTTCCTCTCTACATTAGAATTGTTGGAGAAACTTGGGAAAAAATTGATTCAAGTTTAATTGAAGCTGCTAAAATGGATGGTGCAAAAAATTTGAAAATATTTTTCACTATTGAACTTCCATTACTAACATCTTCAATAATAAAAGCTTTTCTTTTAACATATGTATACACATTTACCAGTTTTTCAGTTGCCCTAATACTTGGCGGAATAAAATATTCTACAATAGAAGTTGCCATATATATGTACACAAAAATACTTTTTGATTTTAAAAGTGCATTTGCACTCTCTATATTCCAAATATTTTTCATTTCAATTGTTTCTTATATTTTAACCTTTGAGAAAGAAGTATTTCAAACCGGGAAATCATTAAAAGATAAATTTCCCATATGGGGTTATTTCTATCTCTTTATTGCTATAATTTTTGTTTTCATTCCACTATTTTATTCATTAATTTCAGGATTTATAGAATACGGTGGGAAATTAGGCTTTGAAAATTTCAAAAGATTAATTACACTTGATTTGAGAAGATATGTAGGTACAAATCTTTCTTCAATGATAATATATACAGCCTTCTTTGCCATAACTTCATCTGTAATTTCCGTTCTAATTTCTATAGCCAGTTCTTCAAAAAACAAACTTCAATATATAATGTTTCTACCTGCTGCAATTTCCCCAGTTACACTGGCTTTTTCTTACATATCCCTAAATATAAATCAATTTATTTCCATTCCCATTATACATTCATTCATAACCCTTCCTATAGTATACGGAATTATTTCAAGCGGTTGGAAAGCCATAAACAAATATTCTATTGAGGCTGCATTACTTGATGGTGCAAACACCTTTGAATTAGTATTTAAAATAAAAATCCCACAAGTAAAATATCACATATTAACTGCCTTTTTTTATGCATTAACACTTTCAATTGGAGAAATGTCCGCAACAATAACAATAAGCCAACCTCCGATTTCAACACTTTCAATATCAATATATAGACTTTTAAGTTCAAGAAGGATACCAGAAGCAAGAGCTCTAAATACATTATATTCCCTAATTGTTATTCTATTGTTCTCATTAGTAGAATATCTTAGAAATAGAAAAGTAAATAACTAAAGAATTTCTATGTTAAATAATTTTTTTGCTATAATACCTATAACAAACGAAACACCCATTACTCCAAAACTGATCAAAAACATTTCCAGAAAATACATTTTAAAACTTTTATCTTGAACAACTGAAACAAAATACGAAAAAAACACAATTATTATTAAAGCAATAAAAAGTAAGAAAATCAAAGCAAAAAATGGATTGGATAGAACTAAGTAAGGTAAAACAAGTAAAAATACCGTAAAAATATACGCAATTCCCGTATATACTGCAGATTTTATGGGATTTTGTGCATTTTCGTCAGCTCTTTGAGATAGATATTCTGATGCAGACATAGAAAAAGATGCCGCAATTCCGGTGATTAAACCAGACAATGCAACCAATTTTGAATTTTGAAAAGCAAAAGTTAAGCCAGCAAGCGTACCCGTAAGCTCAACCAATGCATCATTTAAACCTAATACCATTGAACTTATGTATTTTACCTTTTCCTCATCAATTAAACTCAACAACTTTTTTTCATGAATATTTTCATCCAAAATAATTTTTTCAATTTCAGTAATTTCATCTTTCAAAACTTTATATTTTTCTTGTGCTTTTTCTTCACCCTTTTCCATTGCGTTTAACGAAAATGTAATCCCAAATATAAAAAATAGTATCAAATGCCAGATAATTTTTAAGTACTTTGGTTTTACATCTTTATTTGAATAATTTTTCAAAATGCTATAATGTTTAAGTTCATCACCTGCTATCTCTTGTAAAATTTTCCTGTTACTTCCTCTTGTAATTTTAGCTAATAATTTATAAACATAGTATTCTGTTATCTCGTTTTTTTGAAAACTCCTCAAAATTTTCAACAATTTTTTATCCATTTTATCCCTCCTTTAGAACAATCTTTTCAACAACTTTTTCTGCAACTATTTTCTTAGTACCTGCACCATGAGCTATTAACTTAAATAGCTTTTTTGAATCCAAAATTTTCACCCCTGCAAGTATTTTAACTGGGAAAATATCTTTTACAAGTGGAGTTGAAGGCCCAACAATTGCTATTCTATCTGTATTTACGTACTTCAAAATCCAATCAATAGTTCCATTAATAACAGCTGCTCCAGTTATTATTACCACAGAGCATTTGGGTAAAAGCTCAATTATAGACCAATCAGGTAATATTTCTTCACTCCCATTTCTATTTCTATCAAAAACCAAAACATCCCATACAATTGGTTTTAAATACTCTATTAAAGGATCTATTTTCCCAACAATCCCAACAATATCTTCAAAAGAAACCTCCAAAAATTCTATTATATCTCCTTTTTCATAATTTTTCATATTGTTCTGTAAAATAGCATTAAGTGTTGCATATCCAACTGAACGTGTAAAAGGATCAGAAGAAAATAAGCCAATTTTCAAAATTTCATTAACTTTCATACCCACATTAATTTTACTTGTTGGATTTCCTGAACTTGAAGTACATTTAAAAAACTCCTCACATTTTCCCAAAGTATCTTCTCTAAGTGTATAACTTACTCCACAACTATTATCACTTAAAACTGCTGAAGTTAAACCATACCCAATAATATAATCTTCTAAATAAATTTCATTATCAATATATTCAAGTGCTTTTTTGTATAACTTTTCAGATATTCTCATAACATTTTCCTCCTATTTTTCCACTTTCCCCTTTAAATAATACCACAAATACAAATCAAATTTTCCAGGACACTCTTCAAACTTTTCAGCAATATCTATAAAAATTTTTTCAATCTCAAGATATTTTTTCTTACTCCAACCCTTTGGAACATCCTCAATATACCCATATTTGTACAATAACCTTAAAACATGCTTATCAAGTATTGAAATATTACAAATTCCAACATTTCTTAAAAAATGAGATGCCTCTTTCCATCCAATTCCCTTAACATTTTTCACCAAATACTCTCTAGCATCTTTAATTGGAAGAGATAAAATCTTTCTAATTTTACCAACTATCCATCTATTTTCAAAAATATACCTAGCTCTCGCTACTGGAAACCTATGACCTACTTTCCTTAAAGCATTTTCAAGTTCTTTTAAATCAGATGTAAAAAAACCTTCTCCAATTTCTTTTTGTGCTATTATACCACCTTTTGCCGACCAATTAGCAGTTAAAACACAAAATGATAGTTCTGAAAATAAATCAATTTCTGAACCATTTCTACCAAGTTCCACAAACTCATTCCATCTTTCTTCAACCATTTCTTTAGCTTTGTCTT is a genomic window containing:
- a CDS encoding ABC transporter permease, producing the protein MRFTIFQAFLSSFFTLLLGLPGAYIIARTKTNKFFNSIFRILSSIPFILPGVTMSIGFLMAFGKNGLITRLLNLFGFRERILYTFTAIILGHVFYNFPLYIRIVGETWEKIDSSLIEAAKMDGAKNLKIFFTIELPLLTSSIIKAFLLTYVYTFTSFSVALILGGIKYSTIEVAIYMYTKILFDFKSAFALSIFQIFFISIVSYILTFEKEVFQTGKSLKDKFPIWGYFYLFIAIIFVFIPLFYSLISGFIEYGGKLGFENFKRLITLDLRRYVGTNLSSMIIYTAFFAITSSVISVLISIASSSKNKLQYIMFLPAAISPVTLAFSYISLNINQFISIPIIHSFITLPIVYGIISSGWKAINKYSIEAALLDGANTFELVFKIKIPQVKYHILTAFFYALTLSIGEMSATITISQPPISTLSISIYRLLSSRRIPEARALNTLYSLIVILLFSLVEYLRNRKVNN
- a CDS encoding VIT1/CCC1 transporter family protein, producing MDKKLLKILRSFQKNEITEYYVYKLLAKITRGSNRKILQEIAGDELKHYSILKNYSNKDVKPKYLKIIWHLILFFIFGITFSLNAMEKGEEKAQEKYKVLKDEITEIEKIILDENIHEKKLLSLIDEEKVKYISSMVLGLNDALVELTGTLAGLTFAFQNSKLVALSGLITGIAASFSMSASEYLSQRADENAQNPIKSAVYTGIAYIFTVFLLVLPYLVLSNPFFALIFLLFIALIIIVFFSYFVSVVQDKSFKMYFLEMFLISFGVMGVSFVIGIIAKKLFNIEIL
- a CDS encoding Rossmann-like domain-containing protein, which translates into the protein MRISEKLYKKALEYIDNEIYLEDYIIGYGLTSAVLSDNSCGVSYTLREDTLGKCEEFFKCTSSSGNPTSKINVGMKVNEILKIGLFSSDPFTRSVGYATLNAILQNNMKNYEKGDIIEFLEVSFEDIVGIVGKIDPLIEYLKPIVWDVLVFDRNRNGSEEILPDWSIIELLPKCSVVIITGAAVINGTIDWILKYVNTDRIAIVGPSTPLVKDIFPVKILAGVKILDSKKLFKLIAHGAGTKKIVAEKVVEKIVLKEG
- a CDS encoding N-glycosylase/DNA lyase, whose product is MIQEIRSIKDKAKEMVEERWNEFVELGRNGSEIDLFSELSFCVLTANWSAKGGIIAQKEIGEGFFTSDLKELENALRKVGHRFPVARARYIFENRWIVGKIRKILSLPIKDAREYLVKNVKGIGWKEASHFLRNVGICNISILDKHVLRLLYKYGYIEDVPKGWSKKKYLEIEKIFIDIAEKFEECPGKFDLYLWYYLKGKVEK